One window from the genome of Pelobates fuscus isolate aPelFus1 chromosome 13, aPelFus1.pri, whole genome shotgun sequence encodes:
- the FDPS gene encoding farnesyl pyrophosphate synthase isoform X2, producing the protein MASVGSSKNSELQEFSSYFEQVVKDLIADDSQHPEIGDAITRLKEILEYNTPGGKCNRGMTVLAAYRELVGPDLQKDGNLQRALTVGWCVELLQAFFLVADDIMDNSVTRRGQPCWYKKDGIGLDAVNDSFLLEASIYRLLKKYCRGQTYYLHLLELFLETSYQTELGQALDLITAQPGKVDLNRYTETRYKAIVKYKTAFYSFYLPVAAAMYMAGIDGEEEHGNAKTILLEMGEFFQIQDDYLDCFGDPSVTGKIGTDIQDNKCGWLVVNALRRVTPDQRKILEENYGQHDMEKVQRVKQLYEELDMPSVYKQYEEDSYQRLQLLISQHANGLSKEIFNGLARKIYKRQK; encoded by the exons ATGGCTTCTGTAGGTTCTTCCAAAAACTCTGAATTGCAAGAATTTTCCAGTTACTTTGAGCAGGTTGTTAAGGATCTGATTGCTGATGACAGCCAGCACCCAGAGATCGGAGATGCAATTACACGCTTGAAGGAG ATACTGGAGTACAACACCCCTGGAGGCAAGTGTAATCGAGGGATGACTGTTCTGGCGGCTTATAGGGAACTTGTTGGACCAGACCTACAGAAAGATGGGAATTTGCAGAGAGCACTGACCGTAGGCTGGTGTGTTGAACTG CTCCAAGCCTTTTTCCTGGTAGCAGATGACATCATGGATAACTCAGTGACTCGCCGGGGGCAGCCCTGCTGGTACAAGAAG GATGGCATTGGATTGGATGCAGTCAATGATTCCTTTCTATTGGAGGCATCCATATATCGTCTACTAAAGAAGTACTGCCGAGGACAGACTTACTATCTACATCTCCTGGAGCTTTTTCTGGAG ACCTCCTATCAGACAGAGCTTGGCCAGGCACTGGATTTAATCACGGCTCAACCAGGGAAAGTGGACTTGaatagatatacagagacaag GTATAAAGCCATTGTGAAATACAAGACCGCATTCTATTCTTTCTATCTGCCTGTAGCAGCGGCCATGTACATG GCTGGAATAGATGGTGAGGAAGAGCATGGGAACGCCAAAACAATCTTATTGGAAATGGGGGAATTTTTCCAAATACAG GACGATTATTTGGACTGTTTTGGAGATCCCAGTGTGACTGGCAAGATTGGAACGGATATCCAGGACAATAAATGTGGCTGGCTGGTAGTGAATGCATTACGAAGAGTGACTCCTGATCAAAGGAAAATACTGGAG GAGAACTATGGCCAGCATGACATGGAGAAAGTACAGCGGGTCAAACAGTTGTATGAGGAGCTCGACATGCCTTCCGTCTACAAACAGTATGAAGAGGATAGCTATCAGCGTCTGCAGTTACTGATCTCACAGCATGCAAATGGATTGTCCAAGGAAATCTTCAATGGTCTAGCTCGCAAGATCTACAAAAGACAGAAATAA
- the FDPS gene encoding farnesyl pyrophosphate synthase isoform X1 has protein sequence MWVRLLRAAGPRLRPLPGVRAPLRDRGAEITAQRATDHFRVWTMASVGSSKNSELQEFSSYFEQVVKDLIADDSQHPEIGDAITRLKEILEYNTPGGKCNRGMTVLAAYRELVGPDLQKDGNLQRALTVGWCVELLQAFFLVADDIMDNSVTRRGQPCWYKKDGIGLDAVNDSFLLEASIYRLLKKYCRGQTYYLHLLELFLETSYQTELGQALDLITAQPGKVDLNRYTETRYKAIVKYKTAFYSFYLPVAAAMYMAGIDGEEEHGNAKTILLEMGEFFQIQDDYLDCFGDPSVTGKIGTDIQDNKCGWLVVNALRRVTPDQRKILEENYGQHDMEKVQRVKQLYEELDMPSVYKQYEEDSYQRLQLLISQHANGLSKEIFNGLARKIYKRQK, from the exons ATGTGGGTTCGGTTGCTGAGAGCCGCGGGGCCCCGGCTCCGCCCTCTGCCGGGTGTGCGAGCTCCGCTCCGGGACCGGGGGGCAGAGATCACCGCCCAGCGGGCAACTGACCACTTCCGG GTCTGGACCATGGCTTCTGTAGGTTCTTCCAAAAACTCTGAATTGCAAGAATTTTCCAGTTACTTTGAGCAGGTTGTTAAGGATCTGATTGCTGATGACAGCCAGCACCCAGAGATCGGAGATGCAATTACACGCTTGAAGGAG ATACTGGAGTACAACACCCCTGGAGGCAAGTGTAATCGAGGGATGACTGTTCTGGCGGCTTATAGGGAACTTGTTGGACCAGACCTACAGAAAGATGGGAATTTGCAGAGAGCACTGACCGTAGGCTGGTGTGTTGAACTG CTCCAAGCCTTTTTCCTGGTAGCAGATGACATCATGGATAACTCAGTGACTCGCCGGGGGCAGCCCTGCTGGTACAAGAAG GATGGCATTGGATTGGATGCAGTCAATGATTCCTTTCTATTGGAGGCATCCATATATCGTCTACTAAAGAAGTACTGCCGAGGACAGACTTACTATCTACATCTCCTGGAGCTTTTTCTGGAG ACCTCCTATCAGACAGAGCTTGGCCAGGCACTGGATTTAATCACGGCTCAACCAGGGAAAGTGGACTTGaatagatatacagagacaag GTATAAAGCCATTGTGAAATACAAGACCGCATTCTATTCTTTCTATCTGCCTGTAGCAGCGGCCATGTACATG GCTGGAATAGATGGTGAGGAAGAGCATGGGAACGCCAAAACAATCTTATTGGAAATGGGGGAATTTTTCCAAATACAG GACGATTATTTGGACTGTTTTGGAGATCCCAGTGTGACTGGCAAGATTGGAACGGATATCCAGGACAATAAATGTGGCTGGCTGGTAGTGAATGCATTACGAAGAGTGACTCCTGATCAAAGGAAAATACTGGAG GAGAACTATGGCCAGCATGACATGGAGAAAGTACAGCGGGTCAAACAGTTGTATGAGGAGCTCGACATGCCTTCCGTCTACAAACAGTATGAAGAGGATAGCTATCAGCGTCTGCAGTTACTGATCTCACAGCATGCAAATGGATTGTCCAAGGAAATCTTCAATGGTCTAGCTCGCAAGATCTACAAAAGACAGAAATAA